From a single Fusobacterium ulcerans ATCC 49185 genomic region:
- a CDS encoding adhesion protein FadA, with amino-acid sequence MKKMLIGCILAVSAISYSATDVMSTMKQLELNLQKLEAEEKAMYNQRKAEAEEAERTLASQRKVYLEIVEKEKIIQSVKENRFYKAQYQELAKKYGQAKKELEADMKKQEEIISIFEAIK; translated from the coding sequence ATGAAAAAGATGTTAATAGGATGTATATTAGCAGTATCAGCAATATCATATTCAGCAACAGATGTAATGTCAACAATGAAACAGCTTGAACTCAATCTTCAAAAATTAGAGGCAGAAGAAAAAGCAATGTACAATCAAAGAAAAGCTGAAGCAGAAGAAGCAGAGAGAACACTAGCTTCACAAAGAAAAGTATATTTAGAAATAGTAGAAAAGGAAAAAATAATTCAAAGTGTAAAAGAGAATAGATTTTATAAAGCACAATATCAAGAATTAGCAAAAAAATATGGACAGGCTAAAAAAGAACTAGAAGCAGATATGAAAAAACAGGAAGAAATAATTAGTATATTTGAGGCAATAAAATAA